The Antechinus flavipes isolate AdamAnt ecotype Samford, QLD, Australia chromosome 4, AdamAnt_v2, whole genome shotgun sequence genomic interval ggacaaaacagtcaataactatagcagtctagtgtttgacaaacccagagactccagcttttgggataagaacttactgtttgacaaaaactgctgtgaaaattggaaactaatatggcagaaactaggcatccatccacacttaacacctcacaccaagataaggtcaaaatgggttcatgatttaggcataaagaatgagattataaataaattagaggaacacagcatagtttacctctcagatctgtggaagaggaaggaatttatgaccaaataagaactagagatcattactgatcacaaaatagaaaattttgattataccaaactgaaaagtttttgtacaaacaaaactagtgcagacaatattggaagggaagcaataaactgggaaaatatttttacagtcaaaggttctgataaaggactcgtttccaaaatatatagagaattggctctaatttataagaaatcaagccattctccaattgataaatggtcaaaggatatgaacagacaattctcagacgaagaaattgaaactatttctaggcatatgaaaagatgctccaagtcattattaatcagagaaatgcaaattaagacaatactGAGAtccactacatacctatcagactggctagaatgacagggaaagataatgcagaatgttggaggggatgtgggaaaacagggacactaatacattgttggtggaattgtgaatacatccagccattctggagagcaatttggacctatgctcaaaaagttatcaaactgtgtataccctttgatccagcagtgttactactgggcttatagtccaaagagatcttaaagaaaggaaagggacctgtatgtgcaagaatgtttgtggcagccctctttgtagtggccagaaactggaaactgaatggatgcccatcaattagagaatggctgaataaattgtggtatatgaatattatggaatattattttttttaattttattttatttaataataactttgtattgacagaatccatgccaggataatttttacacgacattatcccttgcaatcacttatgtttcgttttttttcccctccctccctcctccccccccccccaggatggcaagcagtcctatatatgttaaatatgttgcagtatatcctagatacaatacataattgcagaaccgaacagttctcttgttgcacagggagaattggattcagaaggtaaaaataactcgggaagaaaatcaaaaatgcaaatagttcacattcatttcccagtattccttctttgggtgtagctgtttctgtccatcatttctccaatgaaactcagttaagtctctttgtcagagaaatccacttccatcagaatacatcctcatacaatatcgttgtcgaagtgtataatgatctcctggttctgctcatctcacttagcatcagtccatgtaggtctctccaagcctctctgtattcatcctgctggtcattccttacagagcaataatagggaatattattttttggtaagaaataaccaacaggaggatttcagaaaggcctggagagacttatacgaactgatgctgagtgaaacgagcagggccaggggatcattatatacttcaataacaatactatatgataaccAATTCTGAttgacctggccatcctcagcaatgagatgaaccaaatcagttccaatgaagcagtaatcaactgaaccagctacaaccagcgaaagaattctgggagatgactaagaaccgttacattgaattctcaatccctatatttttgcacacctgcatttttgaattccttcacaggctaattgtacaatatttcagagtccaattctttttgtacagcaaaataatgatttggtcatgtatacttattgtgtatctaatttatattttaatatatttaacatctactggtcatcctgccatctgggggagggagtggggggaaagaggggaaaaattggaacaagcgttttggcaattgtcaatgctgtaaagttacccatacatattacctgtaaataaaaggctattaaaattaaaaaaaaaaaagaaagaaagaaagaaagaaagaaactgcctaaaaaaaatacaaaagatgctCTTGTCGCTTTCATCTGTTCTTTGGCCTTGGGATAATTTGTTCACTGTACTCTAAGAAAGCTTAACTTCATTTCTCATAATTAATCCAACTAAAACCAAACTGGAAACCATTGTTTTCAGATTCAGAACTATGAAAATGGGCCAGAAGTGGTCTGGAAGGAGATGACACCTCCTGAAACATCAAAGGAATCACTGACTATGCAGCCCATTGAAACCCAGCTCAAGTGTGAATCTAAGGAATCTTATCCTCTACAAAATGGTAAGGAATGGCATTCTATCTGGGAAGAACAAAGCAAAGGAAAATTAATAGAAGCATTAGAGTGTCAgaggttttcttcttttctgtccagaagctttttttacttctctcttcTGTTATTGTCTTATTATCTTATTCTCTACCTGATAGCATCCTTCCTAAATCTTAGAAAGATGTTTTCGCTAGCAGTGCTCAGACATAGGCTAAACTGGAGTACCAGAGATTTGTATTGGGAGCAATGGGATAAAATGCATCCCCATTTTCTAACCAAGATTTATTGACATGTACTCTGTTCATAACCTCATGCATCTCTTCTTTTACCCCATTTGTTTCTGCCTATTTGCTTCCTGTCTTCTCTTTTAGGAATAGTAGCATTTAGagttaaacagaaagaaaaaaggccaGATTTACATATCTGGAATAAATATATAATGCCATAACTTCAGGGATCAGAAGGAGACTAACAACTTATTTAggttaaaggaaaagagaataaaaaacaaaaataagaaaatgtatctATGACCCATTAGTCCTTCAGATCAGgtaaaaaaagatagataaaaacTGTTTTTGGTAAGTAGCTTCAGACCAGAATCTGATAGTAATAGGAACTGGTAAAAGTATGAACCAATGGATTGTTTCTTAAGCAAATATCAAGTGGATTTTGGAATTGTGTTGGGGACACTATGTTAGTGCAGAAGAATAATACTGATTTAATTCTTGCTGTTAGGGAGGATTAATTGAGGATTCATAAAGGTAGATTCCACCTACCTTTAGGTGGAAAACTTGGAGGGAAATGCTTGTTAAATGGTTAAATACAAGGTCCTACAAAATTCTAAAGAGAAGATCAAATTGGCTTCAAAAAAGCAGATTGTACTAAGGGCATAAgtagacaataaaaataaaatccaaaagaatTTAAGAACTAATGAGTACTTTAAAAGCTTTTCCTGAAAAATTAGGCAACTTGACTCCCGTATAGGATTAAAAGGGTAATAGTTTCTACTGAATATATTcatcaaaagagatttttctttttagagaggaaaatatAGGGAAGGGAGTTTGATGATAATGGggcagataataatagcatgagACAGCAGAATATAGTAAAGAAAACGTCATActcaggaataaaaaaaaaaacaacaactgaatttaaatcctccCCCAATACTTATTGGCTCTGACTATatcacttcatctttctgagcTAGAATTTGATGATCTGTAACATGTAGATAATAAGATCTGCAAGAAATCTTATACAGTTgttggatcaaatgaaatgatatatgtaaaatgctttgcaaatcttaaaatactatagaagTGTCAGTGATAAGTATTATTAAGATTCTTTTCATACATGGACAATTCACAAAAATGTCCCAGAGAGAATAAAGGATGAAAACTCaaactaaaataataacatttttaatatgataCTGCCAATGTACTATCACTAGCCTCTTGCTTTTCAATATTAGAGAGGAATTTTTGATggtcattttacattttctttatctatcttCCATGGGActaacaatttatattttcagtaAACCTAGGATTAGGATTAGATGTGCAGTGCTGTATAGCTTATATGTGAATTGCCTTGCCATCATTAGTATTACAGTGTTTTAATTAGCTGAACTGAAAAATTAATAGTAGAactaaaatgggaagagaaataaagagtatTTAGAAACACTGGATATATTTATATCAACAGGAAGTACTGACATAAACTTGAGGATACTGACAAATTCTGCCAGATTTCTAACCATTATTTTTTGAAATGTCatggataaaaagaggaaaattcagGAAATTCCTGAATTTTAACAATGAGACATACAAAGGTATTAAGAACAAATCATACATAAACTTGCAACTGCACtaataacagacatttattaagtgcttactaataGTGAACATCAGGCTTTGGATGAGACGTGTAAGAATAGTAGGGGAATAAAACACCAACATAACTAGTTCCAGTGTATGACTTCCTAAGTGAGCTCTGATTGAGGTCTTAGAATAGAGGAAGAGGATTAGTCATAAATAATCAAGGAGATGTAGAAAAGTTTTATGATGAGATGACCTTGTTTTGGGAGGAGCAATTTATATCACATCAATTTAATTCACTGTTATGATGTAGAGCATAGACAAGGGAACAATGATAAGTAATATCTTGAGTACTGCTGAATGGATATATAGCTGGGAAACCCCACACAACATTCCtgtttatgtatacattatattctgtaattatatatatgtatatatgtatatacacacacacacacacacacacacagatatatatatatatatatatacacacacacacacacatacataaaattttatctaattatATTCTCTAATGTTGAGGAATCAAAAAGTCTGTTCAGCTTACCTCCAGATGATAATAAACGTGGGGCTCTTCATACTTCAGAAAACTGGGAtggattttaaaatgattttgaaaaatttgaaaaatgatttgaaaaaaaaaagaaattcaataagaaTGAGATtttacatctagagagagaaataCCTAATAAAATACATACTTGAGGGAGAAAAGACTATCTAGgcacaaattaaaaatcctgtgGAGTGGGAATGGAGGAGTATAGGTCATAGTTGACCACAAGTTCAATAAGTTAGCAGTGTAGCACtactaagggaaaaaaaccattcTGATACTGAAACATATTAAAAGCAGGAAGACAAGATAAATTTGTAATTAATTCCCCACTTAGCTCAGTCAGCTAAGAATTAATAAGGAGCATTGGATCTGGTCTTGATTCACAAATTTTACAAAGCTATGGAGAAACTAGAGTAAAGCTCAGAAAAGAGTAActgaaattatcaaggaaaaagaaaataaatctgtgAGAAGAGTCCAAAGGAATTGATTTAGAATACAGAAGGATAGGTAAAGCATGacagtatattaaaatataggaGGAAAATTACTAGTCTACTTTTCCCCTCTTTGAGGATGCTaaaggatgtaggaaaatttTCAGTTGGATCAGAAGTATCTTTCATATCTTTAAAGGAGGCTATTTTTGGACTTTCAACTTATGGACAACTCGAAcatcatttttgaaaaatgtcTTCAAAATGCTATCAGTATTCATTTACTTGAAGACAAAAGGCTGAATCAAGTCTCTTGATATCTTTCTTAGCTCAGGGATTCAATAATTCTTTGTTAACATCTTCTTTCCCTTTGTCTGGGTACATGCTATATTTATTACCTACACTGCTTTACCATTCTAGTTCCATGGTCCTTTTGCCATCTAAATAGCAGCCAACAAATGTGATGCAGAGTAACTTAAGACTTCTTATATATAAAGACACTGGGCCTTTCTTACTGCTCATTTGAGCTGTACAACAGAGATGAATCAGAGTAGAACGGTCCTCTGACTAATGATGTAAGCAATTTTGATGTTTGGAATGGAGAGCTCTTTTCAGTGATTTCCATATATGCAGAGGTTGCTTTGAAGATTGTCTGTCTCCCTACAACCCTGGTAGCAttgatttttgtctcttttccagCTTACTGAAACTTTAAGGTTGATATGATTTGTAATTagttctcttattattaatgatttgaagcattatTTCATACAATAACACTTCATAATTCTTTTGAGAGCTATTTGTTTACATGCTTTGATATATCTTTTTGTTAATGATATTTAGtgatatctgtgtgtatatgtgtgtaatgtgtaaatatgtatgatttatatatcttggataccTGATGCTCACCAGAGAAATTTGATTACAAACTTTTTTAGTCTCTCATTCACTACCTTCCTTCTTATCCTAAcagcattaattttgtttgtattaaaacttttcagtttcatgtaatctTCCATAGTTGCTTTTATTCCTTGTTTGATTAAGAATATATCTGCTGTGTGTAGCCAGGTAAGGGATATAATctgtttctcttctgattttttctttaggGTATGACCTCTAATATTAATGTTGTTTTATTCCCTCAGAATCCACTGTGGAAGAATTTAAAAGATGTTGatctaaatataatttctcttattttactttcctgttttcctagcatattttatcaaatattctttcccaaatattttgtttgttggtttattCATCATAAGATAATTGAGTCTCATTTCTGATTTCCCTTATTTAGTCTGTTCTGttgatttaccttttttttaaaaccaatacaagatggttttgataactgttgCTTATAATAATTTGAGATCTGGAAGTGTACATCTCCTTTATTCCcaccttttttcattatttccaagatgtattaattttaaaatgttatactatttgaaaacagagaatttatttttgtcttcaataGAAGAAACAAATAACATCTGTTTATTATTTCAGATTTTCAGAATAAGACTGAGAACAAGTGGTCATCTCATAAACAGGAAACATCTGAAATAGAATTACTAAAGGCAACATCAGAAACACCCCAAGGATATATAACTCAGGGACTTGCTTTGGAAAAACCCTGTGAATGTGAAGACACCTTAGAAAATGATCATAGAAATCCCACAGAGGAGAGACTGGATGATTCTGATTTACAGAAGCAAGATTTCATGCAAGAGACAATCACTCACAGCATTATCCCCCCAGTCAAGACAGATTTTGAGCAGAAAGAATGCGAAAAAAGCTGTAATTTAGGTTCAGCTGTTGTACATGACAGAGAAAAACTTCTTAAATGTGATATATGTGaccaaacctttaaagaaaaTTCAGCCCTTTTTGAACACAAGAGAATTCACAATGGAAGAAAAtactatgaatgtaatgaatgtggaaaaatcTTCAGGTGGAGCTCACATCTTGTTCAACATCAGaggattcacactggagagaaaccttatggatgtaatgaatgtgggaaagccttcagggGAAGCTCAGATCTTATTCAGCATcggagaattcacactggagagaagccttataaatgtaaagaatgtggGAAGGCTTTCAGCCAGAGTTCAAAGCTTAttagacatcagagaattcatagtggagagaaaccttatgaatgtaatgaatgtcgAAAATCTTTCAGTCAAATCTCAGTGCTTATTAGGCATAAGAGAATACACACAGGAGAAAATccctatgaatgtaatgaatgtggaaaagctttcaatCAGAACTCAGCCCTTactcaacatcagagaattcacactggagagaaaccctatgaatgtaatgaatgtaggAAAAACTTTAGGCATAGGTCAGGCCTTATTCGGCACCAGAGAATTCACACCAGAAAATAGCCTTTAAATGTAATGAATACAGGAATTTTTGGTGGCAGATTATACTTTGGTTAATTTCAGAGGAGCTATATGCTGAGTCTAAACTGAAAGACAAACTTTTTGCCTGCAGTTCCATGTTTgtgttgaagaaaaaatattaatactatATTTTGCATTTAGCACAAGTctgttaaaaataataagtatttcTAATTTACAGAAATATTCTTGAATCTTGAACAAGGAAAATGTCACAactaagaaagaaatttttaatataCTTCTACGGTAAGTTAGCATTTCATTGTTCTGCATCTTGGCCCATAGGAAATGTAAGAGATTTGTCTTTGTGTTAATGTAAGAGAGCAACAACTGTGATATGGGGCCAGATCTATAGACTAGAACTGTGTTTCAGGCTGTAGCACCAAATGATATTTCCTGTAAAAGAATGGAAATATCCTCTGTGGCACTGAATCCATTAGCTAGATATTCTTTGTGATCTCCTTTGAAGTTATAAGGTGGGAACTATAGTGATAGGCATTTCCtcttgaaagaaaaatggaacttTTCTTGAGTAGGTAGTTGCTTTCCTATAAAAGgttttttctagatttcttcattaaaatatcCTTGTGTTCTTTTATCTTGTGAAGATGAGATCCAAGCTCTACCAAGGGAATTGGGTGTGACAAGAGATGGTTTTAGTCCCTGTCATTGAGGCCTTCTTTATTACTTCTTGCCTTCTTTAATCAAAAGGGTACATGAAATATTACCAAACTTAAGGCATTTCTCAAAAATTCATTAGTTTACTCCTCTTTTATGAACCATGAGCAACATATAGCTGTTTCTATATGCCTTTGGTCAGGGTAGCAGGAAGCatcttaatttttgttgttcagtccttttccagttatttcctactctttgtgactctacttggggtttgccatttccttctctactttattttataataaagaaactgGAGGTaaccaggattaagtgactttcccagggtcatatagctaataaatgtctgaggcttcAGACCTGGCCCTCTATcccctgtaccacctagttgttcATGTCTTTAATATAACTAAGGGCCAGGAATTCTCGCTTTTGAGCCTGGCtaaggatgagaaagaagaagaggaaaggattcCTTCAGTTGTAAAATGTATGAAATGCCTGCCTCAGGCCAATCTTGGTCTCTGAGTGAGTCTTTTCAGTATTGATTCTCGTTGGTACAAAATGGCATTGGTATGTAGCCTAAGATCAGTTAGTTAGGAAAGAAATCTAGGAAACAACAAATGATTTGCCCTGGCTCAGAGAGTTCACACTTATGGAGATAAATAACACAAAAGATGAACACCACCAAGCCTGAATACATTAATGTAATGTAGAACTATCTATGTgaatttgatttataaaattattttttcaatatttataacTAAGATCCAATAAATACCTCAAGTTTTGTGCCTACGTGGTTTGGATTTGATTTTGGGAGACTGCCCTTAAATCATGCTACTTTGGTTGGTTTTGCTTCTAGAGAATTTTGGGAACCTGAAAGTTGAGTTTCTACATACAGTTCAACTTAGTTAAGTAAAAGGATCCTAACTGCTTTGAAAACACTAAATTGAAAACAATGCATATTGGatttgataaaattatatttttctgtagGATTCTTTGttaggttttctggaggtcttgggagcagccttcttttcagcagagtaatcaccacaagaatagccaggtgttaaaagtccaaatccttcattatctccttcacaatctagtttctttgcctggggcccaggctagctttcttagaggccttccagaatcttggtttcagtggagaagctaaggaggagagccctgctaccacagtggtgtgagatgggaatgaatgaatctctcttgagTTTGAGGACTTGTGCTTCAGTCTCCAGCTACCACAAAGGTGGGCagtggaatgaatctgtctcttcttggctccaagagcttgagttcccacctccagtctgcttgtttgctctggctctgactctggctggttttgtcccagcttatatgttcTCTTAtaaattacattatcataggtgtgaattttgtagtattaagtactaagtacatgtactgaactagagaactattaagcaccgtgctaaactagataaccattgtctcatcaattctgaGTTACAAggttagcatcttgtaagaatcttgtttcaaattcagagttctggcccataacatctttctttgtctgtctctctctgtgtctcatctctgtctctctattcctccccctctcccccacatacactgtaaaaaaagtaaaatttgtcTTTCACTTGTCTTTTCAGTGAATCTTACTATATAAGCTTCTAACTTTATGGTAGTATGGGTTTGGTGactccccagaaaaaaaaaaaaaaaagatttttttccattggaGCTGAACCATCTGATAAATCAGGAGAAGATAACTTCCaggtttgtttggggttttttgcatTGTAGTGTGGTCATTTGCCACATGATAATCCTCAGAAACACCTAGAGGTATTTCAACCTAGAGTTTCAAAAACTACTCATGTGTTTCCCCTTTCTATGAACTATCATCTCTAGGTCTGTAGTGGCCAGGGATGGTCATTCTGTGA includes:
- the LOC127561420 gene encoding zinc finger and SCAN domain-containing protein 30-like encodes the protein MSAKYSRTLPLQEEERLLIVKVEDPEDHAWKQRSCLQGNNPSYQEIFRQRFRQFAYHLSPGPREALCRLRELCHQWLRPEMHTKEQILELLVLEQFLTILPEELRTWVQEHQPRSGEEAVTMLEDLEKELDEPVLQQTGNHCFQIQNYENGPEVVWKEMTPPETSKESLTMQPIETQLKCESKESYPLQNDFQNKTENKWSSHKQETSEIELLKATSETPQGYITQGLALEKPCECEDTLENDHRNPTEERLDDSDLQKQDFMQETITHSIIPPVKTDFEQKECEKSCNLGSAVVHDREKLLKCDICDQTFKENSALFEHKRIHNGRKYYECNECGKIFRWSSHLVQHQRIHTGEKPYGCNECGKAFRGSSDLIQHRRIHTGEKPYKCKECGKAFSQSSKLIRHQRIHSGEKPYECNECRKSFSQISVLIRHKRIHTGENPYECNECGKAFNQNSALTQHQRIHTGEKPYECNECRKNFRHRSGLIRHQRIHTRK